ATTACCCGTCCGTCCCTCTCCCCACACCGTGCCCCGGAGGGAGAGCCGGGGGTGGAAGGAAAGGCACCCTCACCCTCTCCCGCCATCCTCTCCGCTTCTTTCCCGGACGGACGGCGTGATCCTTCGAGGAGAAGGGGCGGGACGGGGGCCCCCACCTCTCGAGGTGCGTGAAAAATGGCCGCGCGAGGTCGCACCCTTGTGGGAACTCCGTGGCGATCACGAACCCACCCAGGGGGCGGCACGCCCCGGACTCCGAGAAGGATTACCCGTCCGTTCGGTTTCCACCGCCCTTGATTTTCCCTCTTTCGGTTCGGAGGAGCGGAGGGGAATTCGTCACGACGTTCGCGATTCCGCACGAAACAGATTCGGGGATCGAAATCGGATCCGTACATGAGGCGCGGGAGCGCGGAGCGAGACCGGTTTCGGACAAGCCCGCTCCCGGAGTCGTAGCCCGAGCTACGATGAGGAAGCGGGCGACGGAGAAACCGGATCGCAGCCCGCGATCACGCGTCGCAATAGGATCCGATTTCGATCCCCGAATCAGAAGAGGGGGACGGCCGTTCCCACCCAGATCGCCTCGGCGCCGTGGCGGTTGGATGCGTAGAAATAATGCGGTTGGTCCGATTTGTAGTGGATGCTGTCCCCCGCCTTGAGGCGGTACCGCTCCTCGCCGATGACGACCTCCAGGCTCCCCTTGAGGACGGTGATCGCCTCTTCCCCCGCATGGGAGCGCGGGGTAGGCGGCTTGGCGCCCGGCTCGGCGACGAGATGATAAAAGTGGAGCATCCCGCCCGGAATGCCGTTGGAGAGGCTCTCGAGACGAACGCCGTGCTCCTCGTTGGAGAGGATCGACCGGTCCGGCTTGCAAACCCGGCAGGTTTCCTCGAGCGCGTTCTCCTCGATAAAAAAGCTGGCGGTCTTGTCGAGCGCCCGAGCGAGTTTTTCGAGGGCGCCGACGGTGGGCGAGGTCATCCCCCGCTCGATCTGCGAGGTGTGCGTCATCGAGACGCCGGAGAGAAGCTCGACTTCCTTCAGGGTCAAACCTTTTTCGAGCCGAACGGACTTGATCCTTTTTCCGAGTTCCTCTCTCGACGGCATACCCAGCACCCCCTGCCCGCCGACGTACGCGACGAGCCGGTCACGAGAAGCGGACGATGACCCTTTCGTTGTGCGAACCGAAACGCTCTTCCGTCGCCCTCCTCCGGTCAGCCTTCGGGATCCGCCGAACGCGACGCGATACCCGGAATACGCGCGAAACGTAGCATGTCGACGCAAGGCGTGTCAAGCAAACGCCTCTCTCCGCACCGGCGCGACCGGCGACGGCCGCCGCCGGCCCGGCCGCACAATCCCCTGGCCGCGGAGAATGGCGCCCGCTATATTCTGCCCGTCCGGGAGAGACGTTCGCGAGCGGAGGACTCACTTGAAAAAAACCGGGAACAAGAGAACGCCCGGTCGGCAGGTTCACCGGAAGATCGCCCGCGATCCCCGGGGCGTTTCCCTTTCGTGGACGGGCCGGCGGAACGGGGACGAAGCGGAGGAGACGAGCCGTCCGGTTCTCCGCTTCCGGGAGCGGGAGCGCTACGGCGGGCGCGCCCGCCGACCCAATCTCTTGATCCGCGGGGACAACCTGCCCGTTCTGGACGCGCTCCTGAACCGTTATCGCGGGCGCGTCGACATGGTCTACATCGATCCCCCCTTCGCCACCGGGACGGACTTCCGAGTCCCCGCGCCCTCCGGCGCCGGCCCGCGCTCCGGCGCGCGCGCCTACCGGGACGGCCGTGCCCGCGGCCTCCCCGCCTATCTCACACGGATGGAGGAACGCCTCCTCCGAATTCGGGAGCTGCTCTCTCCGAGGGGCGCCCTTTACGTGCACGTCGACTATCGGGTCGCCGCCCCGCTCCGCCTGATGCTCGACTCGGTTTTCGGCGCCTCTTCCTTCGTCAACGAGATCATTTGGTTCTACAAGACCGGCGGCGCGCCGGACCGCCTCGGCTTCGGCCGCAAGCACGACAACATACTTTTTTACGTAAAGGATCCCGCCCGGGCGACCTGGAACCCGCAAAAAGAAAAATCCTACCTGATGCACCGGTACGGCTTCTCCAACGTGGAGATCCACGACGACGGCGGCGGACGGTTCACCTGGGTGCGTTGCCGGGACGTGTTCGACATTCCCGCCCTCCGGGGGAACCAGCCGGAACGCCTGGACTATCCGACACAGAAACCGGAGGCGCTCCTGGAGAGGATGATCCTCGCCTCGACGAATCCGGGCGACCTGGTGGCGGATCTCTTCTGCGGATCCGGAACGACGGCGGCGACGGCGGAGCGCCTCGGCCGCCGCTGGATCGCCTGCGACCGGAGCCCCGCCGCGATTCGGGTGACGCGGAAACGCCTCCTCGCCGCGGACCGGGTCCCCCCCTTCCGCCTGCTCGACCTGGACGGGGCGGACCGCGCCCTCTGGACGCTGGAGCGTTTCGGCGCGAACGGCTCCTCGCCGGAAGAAGCGAACCGCGACTACCGGCGCTTCCTCCTCGAGCGGTACGGCGCCGAGCCGGCGGAGAACGCCGACCCCTTCCACGGCCGGACGGGGAACGCGGTGGTTCGTGTCTTCGGCCCCGAGGAGCGGCCCGGCCCCGAGGCGATTCGGCGCGCGGCCCGCGCCCGCGGAAAGGGGGGAGCGCACCTCCTCGCATGGGAGTTCCTCCCGGGATCGGCGGAGGAGGCGGAGCGTCTCTCCGCCGCGGGCCCGCCCGTGCTCCTCGTCCCGATTCCCACCGATCTGATGGACGAACAGGAGGAGAACGGCGGCGCGACCTCTTTTCCGCCGCTGCCGTCGCTTCGCGCCTCCCTCCGCCGCGCGCCGGGGCGGGCGCGGACGATCCGCCTGGACGGTTACGATCCGGGCGCGGAGGAGGGATCGGACGCGCGGGAATGTTCCTGGACGGACGGAATCGATCAGTGGGCCGTCGATTGGGATTGGGACGGGGAGACCTTCGCGCCCGGATGGACGGCGGAGAGGACCGGCCGCTCCCGGGCCTTGCCTCTGGAGAGCGCCCCCCACATCTACAACGGACCGGGCCGGCGCCGAGTGTTGGTGCGCGCGGTGGACACGGCCGGCCGCGAGGCCTACCGCCTGCTCTTTCCCCGCGTTCGCTGACCCCGGAACCCCGCCCCGCTAACCGAGCCGCGCCCGCTTCGCCAGATAGGCATAGAGCGCCGTGTCGTAGGGCGTGGTGGTCTCGATGAAGTTGTAGTCGATGCGATGCTCGCCGCACTCGCGCCGGTAGCGGTCCCGCCAGCGCTCCACCTCCCGGGCGTACTCCCTCTGAATCCGCCAGGGCTGGGCGAGCAGGCGGTCCTCTCTCTCCATGTCCTCGAAACGCGCCTCGCGGGTAAAGTCGAAGCGGACCTCTTTCGGATCGAGGATGTGGAAGACCACCACCTCGTGCTTCTTGTGGCGGAAGTAGCGGAGCGCCGTCAGCACCTGGTCCGGGTCGTCCATCAGGTCCGAGAGGAGAATCACCAGGCCGCGGCGGCGGATCCGTTCGGTCAGGCGGCGGAGCGCGCCCGCCGTGTTCGTCTCCTCCGACGGCGACGCCCCTTCCAGCTCCCGCAGGATCCGGTGCAGGTGGACGCCGGAGGCGCGGGGCGCCAGAAAGCGGCGCACCTCCTTGTCGAAGAGGACCAGACCCACCGAGTCGCGCTGGCGGAGCATCAAATAGGAGAGGGCCGCGGCGAGCTGCGCGGCATAGACGAACTTGGTGACCGCCCCGGAGCCGTAGCCCATGGAGCCGCTCGCGTCGAGGAGCAGATAAGCGCGGAGATTGGTTTCTTCCTCGTACTCCTTGACGTAAAACTTGTCCGACTTGGCGTAGACCTTCCAGTCCACGTGGCGGAGGGGATCGCCCGGCATGTACTGGCGGTGCTCGGCGAACTCGACGCTGAAGCCGCGGTAGGGGCTCTTGTGGAGGCCCGCGACGAAGCCCTCCACCACCAGCCGCGCCTTGATGTCCATGCGCGAGAGCCGCGCCGCCACCTCCGGATCGAGGAAGCGCCGGCTCTCGCGGTCCGTCTTCATCGCTCGTCCCGCGGGACCGCTTCGATCAGGCGGCGCACGATGTCGAGCGCCTCCACTCCCTCCGCTTCGGCGGTGAAGTTGGTCACGATCCGATGCCGGAGCACGGCGGGGGCCACCTCGATCACGTCCTCCACGGAAGGAGCGTACCGTCCGTCCAGCACGGCGCGCGTCTTGGCGCCGAGAAGGAGGTACTGGGAGGCGCGCGGTCCGGCGCCCCAACTCACCCAATCGCGCACGAAATCGGGCGATCCCGGAAGGACGGGGCGGGTCGCCCGGGCGAGCCGCACCGCGTAGCGGACCGTGTGGGAGGGGGCGGGCACGCGGCGCACCAGCCGCTGCAGGTCGTTGATCTCGGCGGCGGAGAGCACACGCTTGAGGTCCGCCTCATAGGCGCTGGTGGTCGTCTCGGCGATGGTCCGCTCCTCGTCCTCCTTAGGGTAGTCGACCCAAAGGTTGAACATGAAACGATCGAGCTGCGCCTCGGGAAGCGGATAGGTCCCCTCCTGCTCGATCGGGTTCTGCGTGGCGAGCACGAAGAAGGGGGGCTCCAAGTCGTAGGTCCGCCCGCCGGCAGTGACCTCGTGCTCCTGCATCGCCTGGAGGAGCGCCGCCTGCGTCTTCGGCGGCGTTCGGTTGATCTCGTCGGCGAGAACGATGTTGGCGAAGACCGGGCCGCGGATGAAGGTGAAGCTTCTCCGGTTCGTCCCCCGGTCCTCTTCGAGAATGTCCGTGCCGGTGATGTCGCTCGGCATCAGGTCCGGCGTAAACTGAATCCGGTTGAATTCGAGGTCGAGCACCTTCGCGAGCGTACTGATGAGAAGCGTCTTGGCGAGACCGGGCACGCCGACGAGCAGGCAGTGCCCGTCCGCCAGGAGGCAGGTGAGGAGGCCGTCCACCACCGTCTGCTGCCCCACGATCACCTTCCGCACCTCGGCCAGGATCTTCTCCCGCGCCTCCTTCAGCCGTTCCACAGCCTGCAGGTCCGCGTCCAACGTCATCTCCTTATGTCGAAGGGGAGCCTTGCCGCCGCTCACACCCGGCCGGTCCGGCCGGGGTTCCCGAGAATAACAACGGTCCCCGCGCCCGTCAACGAAGCCTCGGCGACCGGTTTTCGCGCTAGAATGGGCGGGCGGCGAAAAAGGAGCCTCCCGTGATCGACGAGAGAAACATCGACGGCGTGCTTTCCGCGCTCCGCCGGGACCGGCCGAACTGGAAGGACCCGGTGCACGGAGACGGAACGGAGCGGCGGCGGGAGCGCGATCCCTTCCGGACGCTGATCGGGTGCGTCCTCTCCCTCCGCACCAAGGACGAGACCACCGAGGGCGCGGCGGAGAGGCTCTTCGCGATCGCGCCTTCGCCGGAGGCGATGGTCCGCCTTCGGACGGCGGCGATCGAAAAGGCGATCTACCCGGTCGGCTTCTACCGGAACAAGGCGCGGACGGTGCGTGAGATCGCGCGGATCCTGATCGAACGACACGGCGGCCGGGTCCCGGATCGGATGAAGGAGCTCCTCGCCCTCCCCGGCGTGGGACGAAAAACGGCGAATCTGGTTCTCATCCGCGCCCATGACAAGGCGGGGATCTGCGTGGACGTCCACGTTCATCGGATCGTGAACCGCTGGGGCTACGTCGCGACCCGCTCCCCCGACGAGACGGAGGCGGCGCTCCGGGCGAAGCTCCCCCGCCGCCACTGGAAAACACTGAACGGTCTATTGATCGTCTTCGGCCGGCAGGTCTGCAAACCGGTCTCCCCCTTCTGCTCCCTCTGCGTCGTGGAGGCGCTCTGCCCGCGGATCGGCGTCACGCGCTCCCGCTGAAAAAGGACTCCGCGGTCCGCGGGCCGAACCCGCGGCGGAAAGCGCGCGCGCGATCCGGGCTAGTAAAGCGTCCTGTGATAGAGAAAGAGCGTCTCGCCGGGGCGGAGGGTCCATTCGCCCAGACCGACGGTTTCGATCTTGCGCCCGTCGGGGGCGTAGATGTCGGCGGAGAGCGGGAAGGGGAGATCGGGCGGCACGAGAACGCGGGCGATCCGGAATTGCGCCGGCAGCGTTTCCCAGCTCCGGAGGTCCGCCTGCTCGTTGGCGCTGTTCACCAGGTTCAGAAGGAAGCCGAGAATCTCGTTCTTCTGCTTCACCTGCTCCGACGCGACCGTCTTCGCCGCCACGCGGGCGATCTCCTTGGCGACCACGCGGCCGTAGCGGTCCCGGAGATCCTTGACGGCGATGGAGGAGACGTCCTCCACAAGCTCGTCCCCGGCGGCGCGCTCCCCCGCGCGGAGCACGCTCCGGCCGACCTCGGGGGGGATCACCCGATACTTGGGGAAGGCGATGGAGAGAACGGTGGGGGCGCCGTCCTCCTCGCCCGCGACGGCGTCGAAGCGCGCCTGCTCCTTCACCGGCGCCTGGCCCGTCTCGAGGACGAAAACCACCTCGGCCATCGCGCGCCTCTCCGGCCAGGGGACCCACTTCACGTCCGGCCAACGCTCCCGGAAGGCGTCCACCAGATGGCCCATCTCCTGCGCCTCGGCGAGCCGGAGAAGGGACGCCTGAAGAGACGGCGGGTAGGGGGTTCCGTATTTTCGTCCGTAGCCGACGAAGGCGGAATCGGCCAGCCGGTAGTCGACGAGCGCGTCGTTCCGGTTCCCCTGAGACTCGTAGATGATTCCCGAGAGATAGCGCGCGAAGGCGTCGTCGTTGTAGACGCTCTCTCCTCCGTGCCGTTCGTTGATCTCCACCAGCCGGTTGTTGAGGGCGCGGCACTCCACAAGCGCCGCGTCGGGATCGTTCAGGGCGAGATAGTTGAGCGCCTTGAAGGGATGGACCAGGACCTTCTCGAAGTCCTCTCCTTTATAAGCGATGCGATAATCATTGACGAGAAAAGAGGACGCCTGATCGGAAACGTCGGTGACGTCCAGCTCGAAGATGTAGTCCTCGGCCCTCGCGAAGGAACGGTTGGAGTCCTCCGGCCTGCCCGAGGTGTGGGCGATCACCCCCCGGTCGAGGGCGTAGAGGAGACGGTTTTTATCGTCCGTCGAGTCGGCGAGCGCCGCCGCCGCCCCCTCCATGTCGCCGTTGTAAAAAAGGGTGTAGCCGGCGCGCCGCTTCTGGAGGCCCGAGACGCCGCAACCGGCGAGCAGGAGCGGCGCGAGAAGCGCGAGGAGGACGGCGGACCGGGCCCGAAAAAGGCGCGGACCCGGCCGCCGTGCGAAAAGTCGCGGGGATTCGGAGATCAGAATTTGGTCCCCCGCGCTTCGAAGTGCTTCACCATTTCCACGTCGTCGGTCCATTCGATGATCGCGCTTTCGAGGTTAGTCAGTTCCAGCGTCGTCTTGTAGGTGACGATTCGTTTCTTGTCCAGCGTCGACTGAATCGAGGCGATGGCGCCGGTGAGGATATACATCGCCCCCTCCTGCCGGCCGGTCCGCACCGCACGCGAGGGATCGACCACGCCGGAGTGCTGGTACTTGTATTCCTCGAGAATCGAGTCGCGGGATTCCTTGTTCAAGAAGCGGACCCTCTGCGATTTGACCAGTCTCGTCCGGATCAGGTCGGTGAGGGATTCCACGTCGATGTGCTCCGCGGTGGCGTTCTTCACGTCGTCCACGATCACCACCGGCCGCTCTCCCTGGTTGAGCGCGGTGAACTCGGCGATCCAGGGAGCGTTCAGCATCGACTCCACCAGCTCGTCCGCCACCTTCTGGTTGTCCACGTGGGACCACTTGGTGTTGTACTGCAGGTCGGTGGTCGGATCGAGACGCTCCATCTCGATCGACTTGCCGCATCCGGTCAGCGCGATCCCGAGGATCAGCGCCGCCGCGATCGTCCCCATGACTCCTCTCATCTTCGCCTCCTCCGTGCATCGAAACGACCACATTCCCTGTGTCGATCGGTCACGTCGCCCGCCGGGGGCGCTGGGTGTCCTTACCGTAACTCTATGTGTTCCATATGGTTTCAAGGTGGCGGCCCAAGCAGGCCGTCCCCTCTCCCCCTCCTGATCCTCTCTCTTGCAAGAAGGAGTCCCGGCCGCCCCGCCGCTTCTCAATCGCCGGTGGAATCGGCGGGGGGGCGGCAGCGGAAGAGAACCGCCTCCGAGGAGACCAGCTTTTTGCCGAGAGCGCCCCGCGCGGTGATCCTGTAGAAAAAGGTTTCTCCCCCCCGCACGCGCTCCTCCAACTCCGCCGGGAAGAGGATCGACTCCCGGTCGGCGGGTCCTTTCCACAATAACTGTTGCCGGGCGTCCATGATTTCCACGCCATAGGAGCGCGCCCCGCGGACCGGATTCCAGAGGATCTCCTCGGGCGGCCGGTCGAGCACTCCCACCGGTCCCCGGGGGACCAAAATGCCGTCGGTCCCCCTCTCGTCGGAGGGGGCGGGCGCGAAAACGACGAAAACCGCCACGCCCGCGATCACCAAGAAAGCCAGAACGCCGAGCAGAATCCAACGGTTGATCAACGCGAGTCCTCCTTCTTTCCTTCCGCCCGGATTGTATGAAGAATGAAGACGGCGATCCAGGGTGTTCTGCCGGCGGACGGGAGAAGGATGCCGCGGCGGTGCCCGCGCGGGCCGGAGGAGGGCGGGCGCAACGCCGCGCCGGAGAAGGCGTTCCGGCGCGCGGGAGGGGCCGGTTTGTCCGAGCCGGGGACCGGTTCTATCTTTTATGGGAACCGCGCATCCCCCCGCCGGTGAAAACAGACGAACAAGAGGGGCGAGCCCCTTCCCTCGAAAAATCACAAACGGTACGGAAAGGAGAGATGAAATGAACAGCAACGGACGGAGGAGGAGGGCCGGATTGTACGTCGCGGCGCTCGTCCTGGCGGCGGCTCTGGGCGCCGCCTTCGGGAGCGGCGCGTTCGGGCTCCGAGACGCCGTCGTGACGCCGGCCGGCGCGATGGAGCCGGCGGATCGCGAGGCGGTCGAGGCGGCCAAGAACATGAGCCGAGCCTTCACGGCGGTGGCGCGGGAGGTTGTCCCCTCGGTGGTCACCGTCACCAGCAGCCGCGTGATCCGGCCCGCCCAATCCCTCGGGCCGAACGGCGGCGACATGGAGCAGTTCTTCCGGTTCTTCGGCCAACCCCGTTCCCCCTGGGGCGGGGAAGAAGAGATGGTGCAGCGCGGCCTCGGCTCCGGCGTGATCGCCACGGAGGACGGCTACATCATCACCAACAACCACGTCGTGGCGGACGCCCGTGACATCGCGGTCCTTCTCTCCAATGGAGAAGAGTACGAGGCGGAGGTGATCGGCGCGGATCCCAAGACGGACGTGGCGGTGATCCGCATCGACGCGAAAGGGCTGCCGGCGGCGCGCTTCGGCGACTCGGACGCCCTCGAAGTGGGCGAGTGGGTGATCGCCGTGGGCTCCCCCTTCAGCCAGTCGCTGAACCACACCGTCACCACGGGGATCGTCTCGGCGAAGAGCCGGACCGCCGTCGGCCTGGCGGACTACGAGGATTTCATTCAGACCGACGCGGCGATCAACCCGGGGAACTCCGGCGGCGCGCTGGTGAACCTGGACGGCGAGGTGGTCGGAATCAACACCGCCATCGCCTCGCGCTCCGGCGGCTCCCAGGGGGTCGGTTTCGCCATTCCCATCAACATGGCGCGCCGGATCCAGAGTTCCCTCATCGAGACGGGAACGGTCACGCGCGGCTGGATCGGGATCGGCATCCAGGGAGTGACCAAGGAGATCCAGGAGGCGCTCGACCTTCCGGACCGGGACGGCGTTCTCGTCTCGAACATCATGGAGAAGAGCCCCGCCGAGGAGGCCGGCCTCGAACGGCAGGACGTGATCGTCCGGCTGAACGGCCGCAAGGTGGACGGGATGCGCACATTCCGGAACGAGATCGCCTCCACGCCCCCCGGCACGAACGTGGATCTGGGCGTCCTCCGCGACGGGAAGGAACGCACCCTCAGCCTCGAACTGGGGCGGATGCCGGGAGATGACGAGTCCCCCCGCGTCGCCTCGGAGAAGAGCGAGGAACGGCTCGGCCTCGAGGTGCGGCCGATCACGCAGGAACTGCGCCGTAGTTTCGAGTTGGATCGGGGCGACGGCGTGGTGGTCGTGAACGTGCGGCGCGGCTCGGCGGCGGCGCGGAACGGCATACGGGAGGGGGACGTGATCCTGGAGGTCAACCGGGAGGAGATCGAGACCGTGGCCGATTACGGCCGGGCGCTCGACGGTCTGGAAACGGGCGACGTGGCGCTTCTCCTCGTGGAGAGACAGGGAAACACGTTCTACGTCGCGGTGCGGCTCCCGGAGTAGAGGCGCGGGCGAGAGGAACAGACGACGAAAACGAACGGGCGGGGGAAACGGGATCCCCCGCCCGCGTCTTTTGAATCGCTTTCGCGCCGGACCGGCTAGATCTCCACGTTGATGGTGGCGATCAGCTTGAAGTCCTCGTACTTGACCAAGGTGTTCTGATCGGTCACGCCGTAGAGATAGATCTCGCCGTCCTTGATCGCCTCGTCGATGTCGTCGAAGTTCTCGATGTAATCCTGGGACATCTCGAAGGTGATGTTCCGGAACTCGCCCGGATCGATCGGGTCGCTCACGTAGAAGATGCGCGGGATCTTCGCCGCCAGTATGTCGTCCCGGTCGGTCGGCAGAGGGGTGATCGGGCTCAAGGAGAGATACCCCTCGCCGCGGGCTGCGATGTTCCCCCCGTTGGTGATCTTCACGACGAAGCCGAACGCCTCGAGCGATTTGATCTTGTCCTTGTGGTCGGCGTAGTCGTCGTTCTCGTTCAGGTCGACGGACAGGTAGTACACCTGCGAGGCGGCGGCGCCGCTGTCGTCGTCGAACTCCTGCACGATGGTGATCTGGCCGCTCACCAGGAGGCAGCCGGCGAAAAGTCCCGCCGCGACGAGCGCGGCGAGGGCGATACGAACATTCTTATTCATCATCCGACCCTCCTCCCCTCTCATAACCCGAAGTAGAAATCGGCGCCCGCGTAGATGCCGACGCTCTTCCGCGAGCCGCCGCCGTCCAGGGTGATCACGTGCAGGCGGGCGCTCACGTCGATGTCGAACTTGGGCGACGCTTTGTACACGAAACCGGCGCCCGCGTTGAATCCGAAACGGCTCTCGTCTTCCAGGTAGGGCGCGTCCGGACTCAGGGAGTACATGCCGATCCCCCCGGTGCCGTAGAAGCCGACGCCCGGCTCGGTTTTGTAGGAGCCGCCCAGGTTGGCGTTCAGCGCGAAGGCCTGGATCGAGCCGCCGGATTGGGTGAAGGCCCCCACCTCGTCGTCCTCGTTCTCTTTGTCTCCGACGCTGATGAAGGTGATCGACGGCTCCAAGACCACCACCGGGATTCCGTCGATCTTCGCCTTCAGCCCGAAGAGGGCTCCGTGATCCGAGTCGTCC
This sequence is a window from Candidatus Eisenbacteria bacterium. Protein-coding genes within it:
- the lpoB gene encoding penicillin-binding protein activator LpoB, translating into MRGVMGTIAAALILGIALTGCGKSIEMERLDPTTDLQYNTKWSHVDNQKVADELVESMLNAPWIAEFTALNQGERPVVIVDDVKNATAEHIDVESLTDLIRTRLVKSQRVRFLNKESRDSILEEYKYQHSGVVDPSRAVRTGRQEGAMYILTGAIASIQSTLDKKRIVTYKTTLELTNLESAIIEWTDDVEMVKHFEARGTKF
- a CDS encoding AAA family ATPase, which gives rise to MTLDADLQAVERLKEAREKILAEVRKVIVGQQTVVDGLLTCLLADGHCLLVGVPGLAKTLLISTLAKVLDLEFNRIQFTPDLMPSDITGTDILEEDRGTNRRSFTFIRGPVFANIVLADEINRTPPKTQAALLQAMQEHEVTAGGRTYDLEPPFFVLATQNPIEQEGTYPLPEAQLDRFMFNLWVDYPKEDEERTIAETTTSAYEADLKRVLSAAEINDLQRLVRRVPAPSHTVRYAVRLARATRPVLPGSPDFVRDWVSWGAGPRASQYLLLGAKTRAVLDGRYAPSVEDVIEVAPAVLRHRIVTNFTAEAEGVEALDIVRRLIEAVPRDER
- a CDS encoding endonuclease III, producing the protein MDERNIDGVLSALRRDRPNWKDPVHGDGTERRRERDPFRTLIGCVLSLRTKDETTEGAAERLFAIAPSPEAMVRLRTAAIEKAIYPVGFYRNKARTVREIARILIERHGGRVPDRMKELLALPGVGRKTANLVLIRAHDKAGICVDVHVHRIVNRWGYVATRSPDETEAALRAKLPRRHWKTLNGLLIVFGRQVCKPVSPFCSLCVVEALCPRIGVTRSR
- a CDS encoding cupin domain-containing protein is translated as MPSREELGKRIKSVRLEKGLTLKEVELLSGVSMTHTSQIERGMTSPTVGALEKLARALDKTASFFIEENALEETCRVCKPDRSILSNEEHGVRLESLSNGIPGGMLHFYHLVAEPGAKPPTPRSHAGEEAITVLKGSLEVVIGEERYRLKAGDSIHYKSDQPHYFYASNRHGAEAIWVGTAVPLF
- a CDS encoding site-specific DNA-methyltransferase, with product MKKTGNKRTPGRQVHRKIARDPRGVSLSWTGRRNGDEAEETSRPVLRFRERERYGGRARRPNLLIRGDNLPVLDALLNRYRGRVDMVYIDPPFATGTDFRVPAPSGAGPRSGARAYRDGRARGLPAYLTRMEERLLRIRELLSPRGALYVHVDYRVAAPLRLMLDSVFGASSFVNEIIWFYKTGGAPDRLGFGRKHDNILFYVKDPARATWNPQKEKSYLMHRYGFSNVEIHDDGGGRFTWVRCRDVFDIPALRGNQPERLDYPTQKPEALLERMILASTNPGDLVADLFCGSGTTAATAERLGRRWIACDRSPAAIRVTRKRLLAADRVPPFRLLDLDGADRALWTLERFGANGSSPEEANRDYRRFLLERYGAEPAENADPFHGRTGNAVVRVFGPEERPGPEAIRRAARARGKGGAHLLAWEFLPGSAEEAERLSAAGPPVLLVPIPTDLMDEQEENGGATSFPPLPSLRASLRRAPGRARTIRLDGYDPGAEEGSDARECSWTDGIDQWAVDWDWDGETFAPGWTAERTGRSRALPLESAPHIYNGPGRRRVLVRAVDTAGREAYRLLFPRVR
- a CDS encoding outer membrane beta-barrel protein yields the protein MRGYRALALAMLLLPALAAPAWAGVAIGAYGGYNFTIIQDDSDHGALFGLKAKIDGIPVVVLEPSITFISVGDKENEDDEVGAFTQSGGSIQAFALNANLGGSYKTEPGVGFYGTGGIGMYSLSPDAPYLEDESRFGFNAGAGFVYKASPKFDIDVSARLHVITLDGGGSRKSVGIYAGADFYFGL
- a CDS encoding DUF58 domain-containing protein, translated to MKTDRESRRFLDPEVAARLSRMDIKARLVVEGFVAGLHKSPYRGFSVEFAEHRQYMPGDPLRHVDWKVYAKSDKFYVKEYEEETNLRAYLLLDASGSMGYGSGAVTKFVYAAQLAAALSYLMLRQRDSVGLVLFDKEVRRFLAPRASGVHLHRILRELEGASPSEETNTAGALRRLTERIRRRGLVILLSDLMDDPDQVLTALRYFRHKKHEVVVFHILDPKEVRFDFTREARFEDMEREDRLLAQPWRIQREYAREVERWRDRYRRECGEHRIDYNFIETTTPYDTALYAYLAKRARLG
- a CDS encoding Do family serine endopeptidase — translated: MNSNGRRRRAGLYVAALVLAAALGAAFGSGAFGLRDAVVTPAGAMEPADREAVEAAKNMSRAFTAVAREVVPSVVTVTSSRVIRPAQSLGPNGGDMEQFFRFFGQPRSPWGGEEEMVQRGLGSGVIATEDGYIITNNHVVADARDIAVLLSNGEEYEAEVIGADPKTDVAVIRIDAKGLPAARFGDSDALEVGEWVIAVGSPFSQSLNHTVTTGIVSAKSRTAVGLADYEDFIQTDAAINPGNSGGALVNLDGEVVGINTAIASRSGGSQGVGFAIPINMARRIQSSLIETGTVTRGWIGIGIQGVTKEIQEALDLPDRDGVLVSNIMEKSPAEEAGLERQDVIVRLNGRKVDGMRTFRNEIASTPPGTNVDLGVLRDGKERTLSLELGRMPGDDESPRVASEKSEERLGLEVRPITQELRRSFELDRGDGVVVVNVRRGSAAARNGIREGDVILEVNREEIETVADYGRALDGLETGDVALLLVERQGNTFYVAVRLPE